A single genomic interval of Labrus bergylta chromosome 18, fLabBer1.1, whole genome shotgun sequence harbors:
- the gabrg1 gene encoding gamma-aminobutyric acid receptor subunit gamma-1, with protein sequence MKRLFVTSVRDGAMNLWLLFALLGLCAAISPSKQDDEDYEDVPINKTWVLSPKVYESDVTLILNKLLLGYDNKLRPDIGVRPTVIETAVYVNSIGPVDPINMEYTIDIFFAQTWYDSRLKFNSTMKVLMLNSNMVGKIWIPDTFFRNSRKSDAHWITTPNRLLRLWTNGRVMYTLRLTINAECYLKLHNFPMDEHSCPLEFSSYGYPKNEILYRWQRRAVEVADQRYWRLYQFAFVGMRNTTDVAHTQSGEYVIMTIFFDLSRRMGYFTIQTYIPCSMIVVLSWVSFWINKDAVPARTSLGITTVLTMTTLSTISRKSLPKVSYVTAMDLFVSVCFIFTFAALMEYGTLHYFTSNRQSKKSKANNNAQKSSSMVNIRPGTSLLQMNNIVPYHEEADYAYECLDGKDCASFFCCFDDCRSGAWRENRMHVRVSKIDSYSRIFFPTAFGLFNLVYWIGYLYL encoded by the exons ATGAAGCGGCTCTTTGTCACATCGGTGCGGGACGGAGCCATGAACCTCTGGCTGCTCTTCGCTCTGCTCGGACTCTG TGCAGCAATCAGCCCCAGTAAACAGGACGACGAGGACTATGAAGACGTGCCCATAAACAAGACCTGGGTGTTATCACCGAAGGTCTATGAGAGCGATGTGACTTTGATCCTGAACAAACTGCTGCTGGGATACGACAACAAACTGCGGCCCGACATTGGAG TGAGGCCGACAGTGATTGAAACAGCCGTCTACGTCAACAGCATTGGACCGGTTGACCCCATCAACATG GAATACACCATCGACATCTTCTTCGCCCAAACATGGTACGACAGCCGACTGAAGTTCAACAGCACAATGAAGGTTCTCATGCTCAACAGTAACATGGTAGGCAAAATTTGGATTCCCGACACCTTCTTCAGGAATTCTCGCAAATCAGACGCCCATTGGATCACCACGCCCAATCGCCTCCTGAGGTTGTGGACTAATGGAAGGGTCATGTACACACTGAG GTTGACTATTAATGCGGAGTGTTACCTTAAGCTGCATAACTTTCCAATGGATGAGCACTCGTGTCCACTGGAGTTTTCAAGCT ATGGTTATCCCAAGAATGAGATCCTGTATAGGTGGCAGAGACGTGCTGTGGAGGTGGCAGACCAGCGGTACTGGAGGCTCTACCAGTTTGCCTTTGTTGGGATGAGGAACACCACTGATGTGGCCCACACCCAATCAG GAGAATACGTAATCATGACGATATTTTTTGACCTGAGTCGAAGAATGGGCTACTTCACCATCCAGACCTACATCCCCTGCAGTATGATTGTGGTCTTGTCCTGGGTCTCCTTCTGGATCAATAAAGATGCCGTCCCAGCCCGCACATCTCTAG GTATAACCACTGTGCTCACCATGACAACTCTAAGCACCATCTCCAGGAAGTCCCTGCCCAAGGTTTCCTACGTCACTGCCATGgacctttttgtttctgtgtgcttCATCTTCACCTTCGCTGCCCTCATGGAGTATGGCACACTGCACTACTTCACAAGCAACAGACAGAGCAAAAAATCTAAAGCCAACAATAATGCACAG AAATCATCCAGTATGGTGAATATCCGTCCTGGCACATCCCTTCTGCAGATGAACAACATTGTTCCCTATCACGAGGAGGCTGACTATGCATACGAGTGTTTGGATGGAAAAGACTGTGCcagcttcttctgctgtttcGACGACTGCCGCTCAGGTGCCTGGCGTGAAAACAGGATGCATGTGCGGGTTTCTAAGATTGATTCTTACTCACGAATATTCTTCCCTACTGCTTTTGGCCTTTTCAATCTGGTTTATTGGATTGGTTACCTTTATCTATAA